A window of the Burkholderia sp. 9120 genome harbors these coding sequences:
- a CDS encoding recombination-associated protein RdgC codes for MWFKNLQLHRLPAPWSVTPEQMQKWLAPHAFAPGNTVEMQSQGWASPRDNDSLVYTLNGQMLLVFRTEKKLLPASVVTQVTKARAAELEEQQGFKPGRKQMRELKEQVTDDLLPRAFSIRRDTRVWIDCKNGWLVIDAASQAVADEVRGLLAKSIDQLPLGTVRVTQSPVAAMTNWLLSGEGPAGFTLDQDTELRSPTEGNATVRYVGHTLDAEDMRRHIEAGKQCMRLAMTWNDRVSFVLTPSLVIKRIAALDVLKEASDPTAQNDDERFDSDVTLMTAELDRMLSDLLDALGGEQDVAMPQAAAA; via the coding sequence ATGTGGTTCAAAAACCTTCAGTTGCACCGTCTCCCCGCTCCGTGGTCCGTCACCCCCGAACAGATGCAGAAGTGGCTCGCGCCGCACGCATTTGCGCCCGGCAATACCGTCGAGATGCAAAGCCAGGGCTGGGCCTCGCCGCGCGATAACGACTCGCTGGTGTACACGCTCAACGGCCAGATGCTGCTGGTGTTCCGTACCGAAAAGAAGCTGCTGCCGGCATCGGTGGTCACGCAGGTGACCAAGGCGCGCGCCGCCGAACTCGAGGAACAGCAGGGCTTCAAACCTGGCCGCAAGCAGATGCGCGAACTCAAGGAACAGGTCACCGACGACCTGCTGCCGCGCGCGTTCAGCATTCGCCGCGATACGCGCGTGTGGATCGATTGCAAGAACGGCTGGCTGGTGATCGACGCGGCCTCGCAAGCGGTCGCCGATGAAGTGCGCGGTTTGCTGGCGAAGTCGATCGATCAACTGCCGCTCGGCACGGTGCGCGTCACGCAATCGCCGGTCGCGGCAATGACCAACTGGCTGCTCTCCGGCGAAGGCCCCGCCGGCTTCACGCTCGATCAGGACACCGAGTTGCGCTCGCCGACCGAAGGCAATGCGACCGTGCGTTACGTCGGCCATACGCTGGACGCCGAAGACATGCGCCGTCATATCGAAGCCGGCAAGCAATGCATGCGACTTGCGATGACGTGGAACGACCGCGTGTCGTTCGTGCTGACGCCGTCGCTGGTGATCAAGCGCATTGCGGCGCTCGACGTGCTGAAAGAAGCGAGCGATCCCACCGCGCAAAACGACGACGAACGCTTCGACTCCGACGTCACGCTGATGACCGCCGAACTCGACCGCATGCTGAGCGATCTGCTCGACGCGTTGGGCGGCGAGCAGGACGTTGCGATGCCGCAAGCCGCGGCGGCCTGA
- a CDS encoding ester cyclase: MSHHSFARLSRHALLAASLAGALGTAHAAHAAHAAQATQATSDADLPVPHHIAVDTRSAHSAAIVQTARRYAAFWNTGDTSYAKLALSPAFIDRTLPDGRPQGPEGPLAASKGFRAAVPDLHAEIDDLVVAGDRASVHLHFRGHFTGQFQNLKGSGQTVDFQAFDLYRVQDGRIVENWHLEDNLTLLRQLGAIKP; encoded by the coding sequence ATGTCCCACCATTCTTTTGCCCGTCTTTCTCGTCACGCGCTGCTTGCAGCTAGCCTTGCCGGCGCCTTGGGCACCGCTCATGCGGCTCATGCGGCTCATGCGGCTCAAGCCACTCAAGCCACGAGCGACGCCGACCTGCCCGTGCCGCACCACATCGCCGTTGACACGCGTTCCGCGCACAGCGCCGCGATCGTGCAAACCGCGCGCCGCTACGCCGCGTTCTGGAACACCGGCGACACCTCCTACGCGAAGCTCGCGCTGTCGCCGGCGTTTATCGATCGCACCTTGCCTGACGGACGGCCGCAAGGGCCTGAAGGGCCGTTGGCGGCGTCGAAGGGATTTCGCGCGGCGGTGCCCGACCTGCATGCGGAAATTGACGACCTGGTGGTGGCCGGCGACCGCGCGTCGGTTCATTTGCATTTCCGTGGCCACTTCACCGGCCAGTTCCAGAACCTCAAAGGTAGCGGCCAGACCGTCGACTTCCAGGCGTTCGATCTCTACCGTGTCCAGGACGGCCGAATCGTCGAGAACTGGCACCTCGAAGACAATCTGACGCTGCTCAGGCAACTCGGCGCGATCAAGCCGTAA
- a CDS encoding glycosyltransferase family 2 protein: MFSIIIPTWNNLPYLRLVIESLRRHSTHTHQIIVHVNDGSDGTLAWVRDEGIEHTASPGNIGICHAVNIAAARATHDYIVYMNDDMYCCPGWDDALVKRLAQMPADNLFMLSGTMVEPVDSGNPCVVVQNFGRDVENFRADELVAATPKLVRADWRGATWPPTLVHRDWWYKLGGYSSELSPGMSSDNDFSMKLWDAGCRVFLGVGDSLVYHFQQKSTGKVVKNDGRRQFLNKWGMTQATFDRYFLRRGIAVEGGLAVTEPEQNGRLRRALFKSRIKRAFS, translated from the coding sequence ATGTTCTCAATCATCATCCCGACCTGGAACAACCTGCCTTATCTGCGCCTCGTGATCGAGAGCCTGCGGCGTCATTCGACGCACACGCATCAGATCATCGTGCACGTCAACGACGGGTCGGACGGCACGCTGGCGTGGGTGCGCGACGAGGGCATCGAACACACCGCGTCGCCCGGCAACATCGGCATCTGCCACGCGGTGAATATCGCGGCGGCGCGCGCCACGCACGACTACATCGTCTACATGAACGACGACATGTATTGCTGCCCCGGCTGGGACGACGCGCTCGTCAAACGGCTCGCGCAGATGCCGGCCGACAACCTGTTCATGCTGTCGGGCACGATGGTCGAGCCGGTCGATTCGGGCAACCCCTGCGTGGTGGTGCAGAACTTCGGCCGCGACGTGGAAAATTTCCGCGCGGACGAACTGGTCGCGGCCACGCCGAAACTCGTGCGGGCGGACTGGCGCGGCGCGACCTGGCCGCCCACGCTCGTGCATCGCGACTGGTGGTACAAACTCGGCGGCTATAGCAGCGAATTGAGCCCGGGCATGAGCAGCGACAACGACTTTTCGATGAAGCTGTGGGATGCCGGTTGCCGTGTGTTTCTGGGCGTCGGCGATAGTCTCGTGTATCACTTCCAGCAGAAGAGCACCGGCAAGGTCGTGAAGAACGACGGGCGTCGTCAATTCCTCAACAAGTGGGGCATGACGCAGGCCACGTTCGACCGTTATTTTTTGCGGCGCGGCATTGCGGTCGAAGGCGGCCTGGCGGTGACGGAACCGGAGCAGAACGGCCGTCTGCGGCGCGCATTGTTCAAGTCGCGAATCAAGCGCGCGTTCAGCTGA
- a CDS encoding glycosyltransferase, which yields MFSILIPSWNNLPYLKLCIDSVRRHSAFDHEIIVHVNDGSDGTLDWVRSEGLLHTWSKGNVGVCLALNDVARLATRDWILFLNDDMFVTPGWDLAFEASLRGLGHASAYLSSVLIEPTDTGNANVTAANFGSGPDNFDEAGLLKYTAAMKSADRDGVALQPMLISRQLWHMVGGYSIEFGPGMSSDDDFLMKLWLVGCRTFRSVGACRIYHFGTKSTGRIRRNRGGREFLMKWGISQRDFARDYIRQTAGAAPGSLPNVPSAPFKSRFKRVLYALGRYPFEDLEGWEADLPAKLTFNTPFNKTAKD from the coding sequence ATGTTCAGTATCCTGATTCCGAGCTGGAACAATCTGCCGTATCTGAAGCTGTGTATCGACAGCGTTCGCCGTCATTCGGCGTTCGATCACGAGATCATCGTGCACGTCAACGACGGCAGCGACGGCACGCTCGACTGGGTGCGCTCGGAAGGCCTTCTCCACACGTGGAGCAAAGGTAACGTCGGCGTCTGCCTGGCGTTGAACGACGTGGCGCGCCTCGCCACGCGCGACTGGATTCTGTTCCTGAACGACGATATGTTCGTCACGCCGGGCTGGGACCTCGCATTCGAGGCCAGTCTGCGCGGGCTGGGACATGCGTCCGCGTATCTGTCCTCCGTGCTGATCGAGCCGACCGATACCGGCAATGCGAACGTCACGGCGGCCAACTTCGGCAGCGGACCCGACAATTTCGACGAAGCCGGGCTGCTCAAGTACACCGCGGCGATGAAGTCGGCCGATCGCGACGGCGTCGCGTTGCAGCCCATGCTGATCAGCCGTCAGTTGTGGCACATGGTGGGCGGCTACAGCATCGAGTTCGGACCCGGCATGAGCAGCGACGACGACTTCCTGATGAAGCTCTGGCTGGTCGGTTGCCGCACGTTCCGCTCGGTCGGGGCCTGCCGCATCTATCACTTCGGCACCAAATCGACCGGCCGTATCCGGCGCAATCGCGGCGGCCGCGAATTCCTGATGAAGTGGGGCATTTCGCAGCGCGATTTCGCGCGCGACTATATTCGCCAGACGGCCGGCGCCGCACCGGGTTCGCTGCCCAATGTGCCGAGCGCGCCGTTCAAAAGCCGCTTCAAGCGCGTGCTGTATGCGCTGGGCCGTTATCCGTTCGAGGATCTGGAAGGCTGGGAAGCGGATCTTCCCGCCAAGCTCACGTTCAACACGCCGTTCAACAAAACGGCAAAAGACTAG
- a CDS encoding glycosyltransferase family 9 protein, whose protein sequence is MSALYRGAPAALKRFVETAVERSTRIPYAGVAHEPEVFLRKTSRAKIVKKYLHKHWLLRWRGQSRLELSSAADAKRLLWIYTGKRNFGDATMDMSGRALLKGRGFDIDLFTLPNLHKLFEEDDVFQHVYSDLQQLAGRRYDAIVMSEFNLPSIKLKTRNFGHLPYVCLFQYFYGPDRNQTTFSYAAVNHAFSLGYAPTSIVALSKPYLAAKTGTRESVRALVPNEPFVALAVGGLDTNRTYGRWGELLDLLDRSDEPGIPRHIVLLGSDNGLAMAEVLLKRAFSTLKISSCVARLTLLQSREAAAQASLFVGADGGLMHVAHSTPTPSVSLFSDREPPYLRLTEACRSIGIQSTGDVDEIAPTAVMNAIRTQLVGLSSAAGPDKPGVAA, encoded by the coding sequence ATGAGCGCGCTCTACCGCGGCGCGCCTGCCGCCTTGAAACGCTTCGTGGAGACGGCTGTCGAGCGCTCCACGCGCATCCCTTACGCGGGCGTTGCGCATGAGCCCGAGGTGTTTCTGCGCAAGACGTCGCGAGCCAAAATCGTCAAGAAGTACCTGCACAAGCACTGGCTGCTCAGATGGCGCGGACAATCCCGCCTCGAACTGAGCAGCGCCGCCGACGCGAAGCGGTTGCTATGGATCTACACCGGCAAGCGCAATTTCGGCGATGCGACGATGGACATGTCCGGGCGCGCGCTCCTGAAGGGTCGCGGCTTCGACATCGACCTGTTCACGCTACCGAATCTGCACAAGCTGTTCGAGGAAGACGATGTGTTCCAGCACGTCTACTCCGATTTGCAGCAGCTTGCCGGCCGTCGATACGACGCGATCGTGATGTCGGAATTCAACCTGCCGTCCATCAAGCTGAAGACGCGCAATTTCGGGCATTTGCCATATGTCTGCCTGTTCCAGTATTTCTACGGCCCGGACCGCAACCAGACGACGTTCAGTTACGCCGCGGTGAATCACGCGTTTTCGCTGGGCTATGCGCCAACGAGCATCGTCGCGCTGAGCAAGCCTTATCTGGCTGCGAAGACCGGCACGCGCGAGTCGGTGCGAGCGTTGGTACCGAACGAACCGTTCGTGGCGCTGGCGGTCGGCGGGCTCGATACGAACCGCACTTATGGGCGTTGGGGCGAATTACTGGATCTGCTCGATCGATCGGACGAGCCGGGCATACCGAGGCACATCGTGCTGCTCGGCTCGGACAACGGGCTCGCCATGGCGGAAGTGTTGCTGAAGCGGGCGTTTAGCACGCTGAAGATCAGTTCGTGCGTTGCACGATTGACGTTGTTGCAGTCACGCGAAGCCGCGGCACAGGCAAGCCTTTTTGTCGGCGCGGATGGCGGTTTGATGCACGTGGCGCACTCCACACCGACGCCGAGCGTATCGTTATTTTCCGACCGCGAGCCACCGTATCTGCGACTGACTGAAGCGTGCCGCTCGATTGGAATTCAGAGTACTGGCGACGTCGACGAGATTGCGCCGACGGCGGTGATGAATGCGATTCGGACGCAGTTGGTGGGTTTGTCGAGCGCGGCGGGTCCGGATAAGCCGGGTGTTGCAGCTTAA
- the msbA gene encoding lipid A export permease/ATP-binding protein MsbA, with product MGTGEASSPSVIFRRLWPYIKPMVWVLIGAIVAMAISSATDAAIPALLKPLLDKGFGAHANDKTKWFVPSAVIGLALIRSLSQYASGYLLAYVSNSILLELRLKMFNRMIHTSVAFFQRETASTVINAIVFEVNQILNVLLSVMVTLVRDSLTVVFLLGYLFYLNWRLTLIVAVLLPAIGWLVGKINRRLRRLNREHQLLTNELSYIVEETVGGYKVVKVHNGEQYEIDRFTSMSQRLRGYAMRMTVSGGLAQPLTQFLASIALAVVITIAVMQSSSDQTTVGGFVAFVTAMLLIISPLKHLMDVNQPLQRGMTACELIFGLIDEPSEPEGGGKPLERARGEVEFRDASFSYGASATNNRHTLDKVSFKVAPGEMVALVGPSGSGKTTLVNLLPRFFDPTGGEILVDGVALPEYDLHALRGQIAMVSQDVVLFNDTVANNVAYGQVADSDKVRAALRAANLWDTVQAMPNGIDTLVGDNGLMLSGGQRQRLAIARAIYKDAPILILDEATSALDSESERHVQAALETLMKGRTTLVIAHRLSTIERADRILVMEAGRIVERGSHRELLAHDGLYANLHRIQFQQDAA from the coding sequence ATCGGCACAGGCGAGGCGTCGTCGCCATCCGTCATTTTTCGACGCCTGTGGCCGTACATCAAGCCGATGGTCTGGGTCCTCATCGGTGCGATCGTCGCGATGGCCATCAGTTCCGCGACCGACGCGGCGATCCCGGCCCTGCTCAAGCCGTTGCTGGACAAGGGTTTCGGTGCGCACGCCAACGACAAGACCAAGTGGTTCGTGCCGTCCGCGGTGATCGGTCTCGCGCTGATTCGGAGTCTGTCGCAATACGCATCCGGTTACCTGCTCGCGTATGTGTCGAACAGTATCCTGCTCGAACTGCGCCTGAAGATGTTCAACCGCATGATTCACACGAGCGTCGCGTTTTTCCAGCGCGAAACCGCGAGTACGGTGATCAACGCGATCGTCTTCGAGGTGAACCAGATTCTCAACGTGCTGTTGAGCGTGATGGTCACGCTGGTGCGCGATTCGCTGACCGTGGTGTTCCTGCTCGGCTATCTGTTCTATCTGAACTGGCGTCTGACGCTGATCGTCGCGGTGCTGTTGCCGGCAATCGGCTGGCTGGTCGGCAAGATCAACCGTCGCTTGCGGCGCCTGAACCGTGAACATCAGTTGTTGACGAACGAACTGTCGTACATCGTCGAAGAGACGGTGGGCGGCTACAAGGTCGTCAAGGTGCACAACGGCGAGCAGTACGAGATCGACCGTTTTACGTCGATGAGCCAGCGCCTGCGCGGTTACGCAATGCGTATGACCGTCTCCGGCGGTCTCGCGCAGCCGCTCACGCAGTTTCTCGCGTCGATCGCGCTGGCGGTGGTGATCACGATTGCGGTGATGCAGTCGTCGTCGGATCAGACCACGGTCGGCGGGTTCGTCGCGTTCGTGACAGCGATGCTGTTGATCATTTCACCGCTCAAGCACCTGATGGACGTGAATCAGCCGCTGCAACGCGGTATGACGGCATGTGAACTGATCTTCGGCTTGATCGACGAGCCGTCCGAGCCGGAAGGCGGCGGCAAGCCGCTCGAGCGCGCGCGCGGTGAAGTGGAGTTCCGCGATGCGTCGTTCAGTTATGGCGCTAGCGCTACGAATAATCGGCACACGCTGGATAAGGTGTCGTTCAAGGTGGCGCCAGGGGAAATGGTTGCGCTCGTGGGACCGTCGGGGAGTGGCAAGACGACGTTGGTGAATTTGCTGCCGCGGTTTTTTGATCCGACCGGCGGGGAGATTCTGGTCGATGGTGTTGCGTTGCCTGAGTATGACCTGCATGCGCTGCGTGGGCAGATTGCTATGGTGAGTCAGGATGTCGTGCTGTTTAACGATACGGTTGCCAATAACGTTGCTTATGGGCAAGTGGCCGATTCGGATAAGGTCAGGGCGGCGCTGCGTGCGGCTAACCTGTGGGATACGGTTCAGGCTATGCCGAATGGTATCGATACGCTGGTTGGGGATAACGGGCTGATGCTCTCAGGTGGGCAGCGGCAGCGGCTCGCGATCGCGCGGGCTATCTATAAGGACGCGCCGATTCTTATTCTCGATGAAGCGACCTCGGCGCTGGATTCTGAGTCGGAACGCCATGTCCAGGCGGCGTTGGAGACGTTGATGAAGGGGCGTACTACGCTCGTTATTGCGCATCGGTTGTCGACTATCGAGCGGGCCGACCGGATTCTTGTGATGGAGGCTGGGAGGATCGTCGAGCGGGGGAGTCATCGGGAGTTGCTGGCGCATGATGGGCTTTATGCGAATTTGCATCGGATTCAGTTTCAGCAGGATGCGGCGTGA
- a CDS encoding glycosyltransferase family 2 protein → MQETTLGVAIITKNAAARLAECLQAVSFADQIVVIDGGSTDGTADIARAHGARVIEETDWPGFGPQKNRAVKALSTNWILSLDADEIVSPELAASIRAALISPTADVYAVDRLSSFCGHWIHHSGWYPDWIPRLFKRGAARFSDDLVHERLVFDTPAQRLTGKLMHYSYEDFEGVLRKLDTYSTAGAAQRHAAGKRGSFGKALGRGAWAFVRTYVLRRGFLDGKAGFMIAVFNAETVYYRFLKLARLGDEARR, encoded by the coding sequence ATGCAAGAAACCACCCTCGGCGTCGCCATCATCACCAAAAACGCGGCGGCGCGGCTGGCCGAATGCCTGCAAGCTGTGTCGTTCGCCGACCAGATCGTCGTGATCGACGGCGGTAGCACCGACGGCACCGCGGATATCGCCCGCGCTCACGGCGCCCGGGTGATCGAAGAGACCGACTGGCCAGGTTTCGGCCCGCAGAAAAACCGCGCGGTAAAGGCGCTCTCCACCAACTGGATTCTTTCTCTCGACGCCGACGAAATCGTCTCGCCGGAACTGGCCGCTTCGATCCGCGCGGCACTCATCTCTCCCACCGCCGACGTCTACGCGGTGGACCGCCTGTCGAGTTTCTGCGGCCACTGGATTCATCACAGCGGCTGGTATCCGGACTGGATTCCGCGTCTGTTCAAACGCGGCGCGGCGCGTTTCTCCGACGACCTCGTCCACGAGCGTCTGGTGTTCGACACGCCCGCGCAACGGCTCACCGGCAAGCTGATGCACTACTCGTACGAGGACTTCGAAGGCGTGCTGCGCAAGCTCGACACGTATTCAACCGCCGGCGCGGCGCAACGTCATGCGGCGGGCAAGCGCGGCAGTTTCGGCAAGGCGCTCGGGCGCGGCGCCTGGGCGTTCGTGCGAACCTACGTGCTACGGCGCGGCTTTCTGGATGGCAAGGCCGGCTTCATGATCGCGGTGTTTAACGCTGAGACGGTGTACTACCGGTTTTTGAAGCTGGCGCGGTTGGGCGATGAGGCGCGGCGCTGA
- the dnaE gene encoding DNA polymerase III subunit alpha, with protein sequence MSPMSDPRFVHLRVHSEFSIADGIVRLDDVVKAAAKDGQGALALTDLGNAFGLVRFYKEARGKGVKPIAGCDVWITNPDDRDKPSRLLLLVKDRRGYLNLCELLSKASLTNQYRGRAEVEAGWLESGLGEGLLALSGAQHGDIGLALAAGNEEAAKRNALHWAKVFPGGFYIELQRSGQPGGEQYVQQSVALAAALKLPVVATHPMQFMTQDDFTAHEARVCISEGDILANPRRSKRFTSEQFFRTQEEMAALFADIPSALANTVEIAKRCNLTLELGKPKLPLFPTPDGMSLDDYLVQLSKEGLEKRLEQLYPDEAEREAQRATYYARLEFECGTIIKMGFPGYFLIVADFINWAKNNGVPVGPGRGSGAGSLVAYALGVTDLDPLRYNLLFERFLNPERVSMPDFDIDFCQHGRDRVIQYVKEKYGADAVSQIATFGTMAAKAAVRDIGRVLDLGYMFTDGIAKLIPFKPGKHVTIADAMKEEPLLQERFDNEDEVHQLLELAQRVEGLTRNVGMHAGGVLIAPGKLTDFCPLYTQGDESGVVSQYDKDDVEAVGLVKFDFLGLTTLTILDWAERYIRRLDPSKQDWSLAQVPLDDAPSFSILKKANTVAVFQLESRGMQGMLKDAQPDRFEDIIALVALYRPGPMDLIPSFCARKHGREVVEYPDPRVESVLKETYGIMVYQEQVMQMAQIIGGYSLGGADLLRRAMGKKKAEEMAEHRELFRQGAAKNGLTGEKADEIFDLMEKFAGYGFNKSHAAAYALLAYHTAWLKAHHPAEFMAANMSLAMDDTDKVKILFEDCLTNKMAVLPPDVNLSAYRFEPVAEPDGKRSKTIRYGLGAIKGSGQNAIEEILRAREDGPFIDIFDFCNRVDRRIVNRRTVEALIRAGAFDSLHANRAQLIASVSLAMEAAEQASANALQAGLFDMGDAPSQGHELVDEPEWAEKKKLQEEKAALGFYLSGHLFDAYKSEVRRFVRQKIGELKEGRDKLVAGVIASLRTQMTQRGKMLIALLDDGTGQCEVTVFNETFEAHKQLFKEDELLVVQGQARNDAFTGGIRFTVETVMDLGRARCRYAEAVKVEMNGNADALALRRVLEAHSAGKDEPAAAPAPVASARGGNGGGRNGGGGGGYGGDNGRQRQAVQIPNGLAVQVVYRSETAQGEMRLGDAWRVKPTDELLAALRGEFAGSSIEIVY encoded by the coding sequence ATGTCGCCCATGTCAGATCCCCGCTTCGTTCATCTCCGCGTTCACTCCGAATTCTCGATTGCCGACGGCATCGTGCGTCTTGACGACGTCGTCAAGGCCGCTGCCAAAGACGGTCAGGGCGCGCTCGCCCTCACCGATCTCGGTAACGCGTTCGGCCTCGTCCGTTTCTACAAGGAAGCCCGTGGCAAAGGGGTCAAACCCATTGCCGGCTGCGACGTCTGGATCACCAATCCCGACGACCGCGACAAGCCTTCCCGTTTGCTGCTGCTGGTCAAAGACCGGCGCGGCTATCTGAATCTGTGCGAGTTGCTCAGCAAGGCGTCGCTCACCAATCAGTATCGCGGTCGCGCGGAAGTCGAGGCTGGCTGGCTCGAATCCGGCCTGGGCGAAGGCTTGCTCGCGTTGTCCGGTGCGCAGCACGGCGACATTGGCCTCGCGCTCGCGGCGGGTAACGAAGAAGCGGCCAAACGCAACGCATTGCATTGGGCGAAGGTCTTTCCGGGCGGCTTCTATATCGAGTTGCAACGGAGCGGTCAGCCGGGCGGCGAGCAGTACGTGCAGCAGTCGGTCGCGCTTGCCGCGGCGCTGAAGTTGCCGGTGGTCGCCACGCATCCCATGCAGTTCATGACGCAAGACGATTTCACCGCGCACGAAGCGCGCGTGTGTATTTCCGAAGGCGACATTCTCGCGAATCCGCGCCGCTCGAAGCGCTTCACGTCCGAGCAGTTTTTCCGCACGCAGGAAGAAATGGCCGCACTGTTCGCGGACATTCCGTCGGCGCTCGCCAATACGGTCGAAATCGCCAAGCGTTGCAATCTCACACTCGAACTCGGCAAGCCGAAGCTGCCGCTGTTCCCCACGCCAGACGGCATGTCGCTTGACGACTACCTGGTGCAGTTGTCGAAAGAGGGGCTCGAGAAGCGTCTCGAACAGTTGTACCCGGACGAGGCCGAACGCGAAGCGCAACGCGCAACGTATTACGCGCGCCTCGAATTCGAGTGCGGCACGATCATCAAGATGGGCTTTCCGGGCTACTTCCTGATCGTGGCGGACTTTATCAACTGGGCGAAGAACAACGGCGTGCCGGTTGGCCCCGGCCGGGGTTCGGGCGCGGGTTCGCTGGTCGCTTACGCGCTCGGCGTGACCGACCTCGATCCGCTGCGCTACAACCTGCTGTTCGAACGTTTCCTGAATCCGGAACGGGTCTCCATGCCCGACTTCGACATCGACTTCTGTCAGCACGGCCGCGATCGCGTGATCCAGTACGTGAAGGAAAAGTACGGTGCGGACGCGGTGTCGCAAATCGCCACGTTCGGCACGATGGCGGCGAAGGCGGCGGTGCGCGACATCGGGCGGGTGCTCGATCTCGGCTACATGTTCACGGACGGCATCGCCAAACTGATTCCGTTCAAGCCGGGCAAGCACGTCACGATTGCCGACGCGATGAAGGAAGAGCCGCTGTTGCAGGAGCGCTTCGACAACGAAGACGAAGTGCATCAGTTGCTCGAACTCGCGCAGCGCGTGGAAGGCCTCACGCGTAACGTCGGTATGCACGCGGGCGGCGTGCTGATCGCCCCCGGCAAGCTGACCGATTTCTGTCCGCTGTACACGCAGGGCGACGAAAGCGGCGTCGTGAGCCAGTACGACAAAGACGACGTCGAAGCCGTCGGCCTCGTGAAGTTCGACTTTTTGGGTCTGACCACGCTGACGATTCTCGACTGGGCCGAGCGCTATATCCGCCGTCTCGATCCGTCGAAGCAGGACTGGTCGCTCGCGCAGGTGCCGCTGGACGACGCGCCGTCGTTCTCGATCCTGAAGAAAGCGAATACGGTCGCGGTGTTCCAGCTGGAAAGCCGCGGCATGCAAGGCATGCTGAAAGACGCGCAGCCTGACCGCTTCGAGGACATCATCGCGCTGGTCGCGTTGTACCGTCCGGGCCCAATGGACCTGATCCCGAGCTTCTGCGCGCGTAAGCACGGCCGCGAAGTCGTCGAGTATCCGGATCCGCGCGTCGAATCTGTTCTGAAAGAGACCTACGGCATCATGGTCTACCAGGAGCAGGTGATGCAGATGGCGCAGATCATCGGCGGCTACTCGCTGGGCGGCGCCGACTTGCTGCGTCGCGCGATGGGTAAGAAGAAGGCCGAGGAAATGGCCGAGCATCGCGAGTTGTTCCGCCAGGGCGCCGCGAAGAACGGGCTGACCGGCGAAAAGGCCGACGAAATCTTCGACTTGATGGAGAAGTTCGCGGGCTACGGCTTCAACAAGTCGCACGCGGCCGCGTACGCGCTGCTCGCGTATCACACCGCGTGGCTGAAGGCGCACCATCCGGCGGAATTCATGGCGGCGAATATGTCGCTCGCCATGGACGACACGGACAAGGTCAAGATCCTGTTCGAAGATTGCCTGACGAACAAGATGGCGGTGCTGCCGCCGGACGTCAATCTGTCGGCGTACCGCTTCGAACCGGTCGCCGAGCCGGACGGCAAGCGCTCGAAAACGATCCGCTACGGTCTCGGCGCGATCAAGGGCAGCGGCCAGAACGCGATCGAAGAAATCCTGCGTGCGCGGGAAGACGGTCCGTTCATCGACATTTTCGATTTCTGCAATCGCGTCGACCGCCGTATCGTCAATCGTCGCACGGTCGAGGCGTTGATCCGTGCCGGCGCGTTCGACTCGCTGCATGCCAATCGCGCGCAGTTGATTGCCTCCGTCTCGCTCGCCATGGAGGCCGCCGAACAGGCGAGCGCCAATGCGCTGCAGGCGGGCCTGTTCGACATGGGCGACGCGCCGTCGCAAGGTCACGAACTGGTCGACGAGCCGGAGTGGGCGGAAAAGAAGAAGCTTCAGGAAGAAAAGGCCGCGCTCGGCTTTTACCTGTCGGGCCATCTGTTCGACGCGTACAAGAGCGAAGTGCGCCGTTTCGTGCGGCAGAAGATCGGCGAATTGAAGGAAGGGCGCGACAAGCTGGTCGCGGGCGTGATCGCGTCGCTGCGCACGCAGATGACCCAGCGCGGCAAGATGCTGATCGCGCTGCTCGACGACGGCACGGGCCAGTGCGAAGTGACGGTGTTCAACGAGACGTTCGAAGCCCACAAGCAACTGTTCAAGGAAGACGAACTGCTGGTCGTGCAGGGTCAGGCGCGTAACGACGCGTTCACCGGCGGCATCCGCTTTACCGTCGAGACGGTCATGGATCTCGGACGCGCGCGCTGCCGTTATGCGGAGGCCGTGAAGGTGGAGATGAACGGCAACGCAGACGCACTCGCGTTGCGGCGCGTGCTCGAAGCGCATAGCGCGGGTAAGGACGAACCGGCGGCGGCTCCGGCGCCGGTTGCGTCGGCGCGCGGTGGCAATGGTGGCGGGCGTAACGGCGGCGGAGGCGGCGGCTATGGCGGCGACAATGGCCGTCAGCGTCAGGCGGTGCAGATCCCGAACGGGCTGGCTGTGCAGGTGGTGTATCGCAGCGAAACCGCGCAGGGTGAAATGCGTCTGGGCGACGCGTGGCGCGTGAAGCCGACCGACGAACTCCTCGCGGCGTTGCGCGGCGAATTTGCCGGCAGTTCGATCGAAATCGTCTATTGA